ACACCCGTTCAACCATCAATTTCTGTAAAAACACTCAAAACCAAACATCCAGTTCATCTATTGGTACCAGTCgacacaaataaaaaaaaatgaatgaatcAAGAGTATTACCTATTGTTGCTTCGTCCTTATCCTTCAATCCAACTGTTTCCCATTTCTTCGTGTTTATTCCCATTGAACAAATGTCGTTGAACACTCTCCCGGGGTCGTTGTCACTTCAATCGAACCAATCCTTACACCCATCTCTTCTTTTTCTCTTCACAAACACTGCCGAATTTCCTCCCCATTCGCCCTTTGCTACTGGAAACGAAGCAAACATTCGAGAGGTTGCTTGAGTCCTCGCTACACCCACAAAAGCCACAACAGCCTCACTACGATTCCCGTTTCCTGTCTTCGGCCTCATCGAGCCCCGGAAACGACCATTCTCCTTCCGATAGATCATTCAGTCGCTGCCTTATGCTGCTTCCTCCGCTCGCAATCGATCAGCAAATCATTGTGCTCGCTATGAGCCTTCGATGTGTCTGTTCCGTTCATAAGCCACCACTATGAGTGATCGATTACCACCACCGGAAACACAACCTCGACCTTCCACCAATCGACAGCACCCCCAAACGATTCATGCACCCAATTTCTTAAGTTTCTGTGACCTGCGCTCGTTGATCTGCCTTCATCCATCTTTGCCCGATCAAAAGGAACACAGGTTTAAAAGCCCGAATCATTTAAGTGGATCCATTTGTTGAAAGTAAAGACTCCCTTATTTATTTAGGTTATAAGTCACTACCATGATTATAGGGATTATTTTTTGAAGATACTAAACAAATTACTAAAttatccttatttatttatttaattattttattttgattggctCACAttgatgcatacaataacacaataattattttGAATACCTGAAGCTAGctctttcctctctctctctctgtatgtatatatatatatatatatatatatatatatatatatatatatataggcttagagAATATGTGGTTGTTATGTACCTAAACTTATATATAAAACCCTCCAAACTATGTAGTTTTGATCTATATATACCAAGCTAATCATGATATCTCACTTACTATTCTTCCTTAATCACATGACTTGCTACATTTCCAAccaaagttatgtttttttcttCATTGTGTCTAAGAACTTACAGCATTAAAAATCCTGACAATTTAATCAACCCTACTAAATTTTAAATCAAAACTAAtagaataaaagataaaagaagaaCGTGCAATAACTCAATCAAGGTTTTCACAAATCATTGGATATTGTTCTTTAATTGAAGGACAATGTTTGAGTTatattcattaaaaaaatattggttttttACTTTACCTAGAAACTTTAAtgaatttttgcaaaaaaaagatatatatatatatatatatatatatatatatatatatatatatatatatatatatatatatatatatataaatgatctTTTTCATTCTATAATTTAACTCAATTATTTAGTATTATATTAAAAGAAAATGAAACTggatttgttttgtttaaaactaAGTCGTTTAAAAGGTTTTATACCTAAACTTAGGTACATAACagccacatattcacttttccacacacacacacacacacacacacacacacacacacatatatatatatatatatatatatatatatatatatatcgtcacTAGCATCGCTATCGTCAGTAGCATCAACATCAATATTATCAAAACCTTGAGACTTGTTATCTAGGGACTTGTTCAGAAATACCGTAATGAAAGGAAGATAGGAGTTTTTTGCTAGGTATTTGACTAAATAAGATCGTTCGATTCCTATAGAACCTATTACTAAAGTACTCCTAGAGAGGGATAAGGCTAAGCGGAGCGAAAAGGGTTTTCAATGAGATGGTAAATGCAAATTGTTAGCCCTACATGAATTTGTGAATAAGTGATTGTCTGATAATGAGCAATGAATATCCATCTTTATGCTAAAGAGGATATATTGAACTCATAATTCATTAGATACTTTTTATGAATGTCAACTAAGTATCGTAAGTAAATTGCTCCCGGTTGTTTAATCATTTGATAATCAGAGTCATTTTTTTGAGAAATGATCACTATGAGTCAGACTCAATAAAATTTGATTAATCATTTTTCCTGTCGTTAAGGTGGAGAACTGAACCAAGAACTCTCTTTTTTCATCATCAATCAAATCACTCTTTGCAACTCAGGATTCTATTTTATCATCAATCCATTCATCGTtcacggtttttttttttttttttttttttttttttttaatcaatgaATAGATATATTTACTTGTATGACTTAGATGTCTCTCAAAAAAGTGATTCGATTGATGTGATTTGGTATGATACTTATGAGATCGATGATATCGCCAATTTTGAAAGAACTTATTGTCAACCTTTTTCAGATATGAATCTATCTGATTCAGAAGGGAAGAACTTGTATCAGTATCTCAATTTCAATTCAAACATGAGTTTGATTCATACTCCATGTTATGAGAAATATTTACCATCCGAAAAGGAAAAAAACAGAGTCTTTGTCTAAAGAAATGCGTTGAGAAAGGGCAGATGTATATAACTTTTCAACGGGATAGTGCTTATTCAACTCTCTCAAAATGAAATCTATTCCAAACATATATGTCATGGTTCCTTACTTCGACAGGGTACATACAtctaaagtttttatttttagataCTTTTTTAGACCTATTGTCGATACTAAttagcaacaattttttttttatccatTTTTCATAATATTATACATGGATAAAATATATCATGAAAAATTCTTCAGAAAAAATTCTGTCTTCCACAAAGGAAACTAATAAGTGAGATTTCGAGTAAGTGTTTGCATAATCTTCGTGTGTCCGAAGAAACGATTCATCAAAATAATGAGTCACCATTGATATCGACACATCTGATAAATGTTCGAGAGTTCCTCTATGCCATCCTTTTCATTCTTGTTGTTTCATTTGAGGCCATTATATTTTATGAGACATAGGGACACAATCCTAGCTACTATTTTGGAgataacaaaaatatttttaaaatgcaaaacaattgaaaatttttgaatttttttaaatataatttccaaaaataaataaataaataccgtttttttgaaatatctatgaaatattctaatagaatattctaatataaaACTTACATTAAAATTGTTAGAATATTCacatattttattagaatattagactacaagtattcaaacaatttaatagaatattagaatattctacaaaTTCTAATAGttttaatagaatattaaaatattttaagaTATCTAACAATTATGgtagaatattaaaatattctaacattctaaaatttttatttgattatttacaatgtaatattctattagaatatttcagaaatattaaagaaaacaataatttttatgttattaaaaaaaacataactttaaactTATAATCAATATATTCATTATTAAAATATATCCATTGTTACAAACTTGCTTTCATTATCATCATATCTAACGTTTTTAAGCAAACCAATTTTTATgtcattaaaaaaaacaatttcttATGTTGTGTCAATTAATTACATACGTGTAGTTcttagtttaattttaaaattttcttattttaatATTTCACATTTCAAATAATACATATAAAATTCGTGGATTTAATTTGGATTGTCTTTTTCCCCTTTTATTTAGTTTTAAAATTTCCTGGTGTGGGAAAGGCAGCTAATCATATCCCAAGAATGGAGTCTTTGCAAGAGAGTTGCAACGGATGACTTTGTTCCTTATCTCTTTGAATCTCGCTGCTAATTACTGAAGAAGAAAAAGCAGGATTCGTTTCGATTTTCAACTTGAAGTCTGTGTTCTTGTGTTCATTTCCATTTTTAATCCCTAAGTGTGTGTGTAAGAGAAGGATCGAGAAGCGGTGTGTTTTTGGTGGGATCAATCAAGTAAGTGAAGAAAGGGTGTGTGATTTGTGAGGCGGATTTGGTGTGAAATGACGAGAATGCTACTGAGCATCCCGTCGCCGTCGTCGATGAAGATGTTCGATCTGTGGTTGTCGTCAAACTGGTGGGACTGGGAAGAGATTAATGAATCAAAGAGCTGGCAAGATGGAATATTCTTCACTCTATGTGGTTTTTATGCCCTAGTATCCGCCATAGCTCTTGTACGTTATCAGTTATCTCTTCCTCCTATACTTTCCAAGTGTTACAGACTTTAGGTTTTTGAAATTATTGAACGAATGTGCTAATATTGATCACAAATAGTTGTCCGATCTCAAATTTTGGAGAATCTGAagtaaaactgaaactgaaatcGATTCTAGAACTGACAAATTAGTAATCCCTAATCTTAATTCATACAAAGTTTTGCAGGTTTTATCGAGTCACTCACCAGATTGTTATCGCAACTGTTTGTTTTAAGTTTGTGTTTTTCAATTACAGATTCAACTAATCAGGATTGAAATCAGAGTCCCCGAGTATGGTTGGACAACACAGAAAGTTTTCCACCTCATGAATTTCATCGTAAATGGAGgtaacaataacaactaacaaTTCAAAAACCGATCCAATTAAAAACCACTTTCTTGAAGAATCACCACCCAttaacgtatatatatatatccttcttcttctttcagTTCGTGCAGTTGGTTTTGGATTTCATATGCAAGTGTTCAATTTGCACCCCAAGGTAATCATCGTCTTCCACAACGATTCATCATTTTCATATTTTGGGTCCCAAATCCCAATTCGATCATCAATCATTCTTATCAGGTTTGCATCTGGATGCTGCTGGAAATTCCAGGACTACTTTTCTTTTCCACTTATACTCTTCTTGTTCTATTTTGGGCTGAAATCTATCATCAGGCAAGTAAAAATTTATCTTCAAATCTTTCAATCTTCAAtcttaatattataaattattaaatttaTAATCTCTTGATATCTTGTTACAATGAATATAGGCTAGAAGTTTGCCTACAGATAAACTGAGAACAACTTATGTATGTGTTAATGTTGGAGTTTATATCATTCAAGCTTTCATCTGGATATACCTTTGGGTAGATGACAATAGCCTTGTTCAGTTTATTGGAAAAATATTTATTGCAGGTTAATATTTAAttacttattattttttttttaaagataatTAGTAAAATATAATTGTTCAATTAATTATTCTGCAGTTGTATCATTCATAGCTGCTCTTGGGTTCTTGATTTATGGAGGAAGGTGAATCTTTAAATCATCTAAATTAGTaaattataatttcatttttctttttcgtattcatggattttttattttattttttatattcattgtttttagATTATTCTTCATGCTTCGAAGGTTTCCTATTGAATcaaaaggaagaaggaagaaactTCATGAGGTTGATTTTTGTTTATACGATTTTACTCTTTATATAAATAGTTGTTGAGATTTGAGAAGGCATAATAATATAATATCAggtttaaattaattattataatttttgttttctgatataatataattaattaatttttttataatatattgtTAGGTTGGATCTGTGACAGCAATATGCTTTACCTGCTTTGTTGTAAGATGCATTGTGGTAAGTTTCCATCAATTTATTTATTTCTATAATTCTAATTACAAAATTGTTGTAGCTTTAATTTTTAAAATCTATTtatcatatcaaaatattaaaaaaaataattttgaatattaattaattatttaattgaaTTTTAATAGGATGTTGTATCGGCTTTTGATTCGGAGGTGTCATTGGATGTTCTTGATCATCCGGTCCTAAACTTGATCTTTTACATGGtatgaatattaattaattatttaattgaaTTTTCGAATTTTGtaattgattaatttaattaattaattaattaatttaaacagCTAGTTGAGATCTTGCCTTCGGCTCTTGTGTTGTATATTCTAAGGAAGCTGCCTCCAAAGAGAGTTTCTGCACAATATCATCCTATTCGTTAATCCTTTttctttgttttgttttattttgttttgttgtataaatattattattatcgtTATTATTATATTTGGATTGGTTTTGTTGTGGCTTCAAAATGTTTAAACCTAAAAAGCCTTAGACCTTTCTATTATGTATCATATTAGAAATACGTAAAATAAAGCTATTTTTGTTCATAAACCTAGAATTTATATTCTATAAATGATTCTTACTTAAATATTGTTATT
The genomic region above belongs to Lactuca sativa cultivar Salinas chromosome 4, Lsat_Salinas_v11, whole genome shotgun sequence and contains:
- the LOC111920077 gene encoding tobamovirus multiplication protein 1, coding for MTRMLLSIPSPSSMKMFDLWLSSNWWDWEEINESKSWQDGIFFTLCGFYALVSAIALIQLIRIEIRVPEYGWTTQKVFHLMNFIVNGVRAVGFGFHMQVFNLHPKVCIWMLLEIPGLLFFSTYTLLVLFWAEIYHQARSLPTDKLRTTYVCVNVGVYIIQAFIWIYLWVDDNSLVQFIGKIFIAVVSFIAALGFLIYGGRLFFMLRRFPIESKGRRKKLHEVGSVTAICFTCFVVRCIVDVVSAFDSEVSLDVLDHPVLNLIFYMLVEILPSALVLYILRKLPPKRVSAQYHPIR